A window of the Deinococcus gobiensis I-0 genome harbors these coding sequences:
- a CDS encoding GNAT family N-acetyltransferase, with protein MSRIQRLSPADPRATALMTAQQRELRALYADTDERTEPFDPSVLAGEGSVLVVAEEGGELLACGALKRLDAQEAEIKRMYTVPQARGRGLGRAVLTELVAQGRAAGYRRLVLETGDGQPEAIGLYESAGFTRIPNYGYYVGVENSLCYALELDTE; from the coding sequence ATGTCCCGGATTCAGCGCCTGTCCCCGGCCGACCCCCGCGCCACCGCCCTCATGACCGCGCAGCAGCGTGAGCTGCGGGCGCTGTACGCCGACACCGACGAGCGCACCGAGCCCTTCGACCCCTCCGTTCTGGCGGGCGAGGGCTCGGTGCTCGTGGTGGCCGAGGAGGGCGGCGAGCTGCTCGCCTGCGGGGCCCTGAAACGCCTGGACGCACAAGAGGCCGAGATCAAGCGCATGTACACCGTGCCGCAGGCGCGCGGGCGGGGCCTGGGGCGCGCCGTCCTGACCGAGCTGGTCGCGCAGGGCCGCGCGGCAGGCTACCGGCGGCTGGTGCTGGAAACCGGCGACGGCCAGCCTGAGGCCATCGGGCTGTACGAATCGGCGGGCTTTACCCGCATTCCCAACTACGGCTACTACGTGGGCGTCGAGAACAGCCTGTGTTACGCGCTGGAGCTGGACACCGAGTAG